A single window of Bacteroidota bacterium DNA harbors:
- a CDS encoding GH3 auxin-responsive promoter family protein, producing the protein MSILNSIASWLMKKRMHQIELFIKYPHDVQNEWMHQLVKEAQGTEFGKRYNFSGIKNYEQFKREIPLQDYESLKPLIERTRRGEQNLLWPSEIKWFAKSSGTTDKSKFIPVSVESLDGCHYNGGRDMVTLHCINNSETQLFTGKNLALGGSFKTDDFDGHNSFHGDVSAIIIQNLPMWAEFFRAPDVNIALMDEWESKLTKIAESMAHENVTSLAGVPSWMLVLLKKVMELRNARTIREVWPNLEVYFHGGVSFTPYKDQFKQLFDNDKTNYIQLYSASEGFFGIQDQLKSDEMLLMLDYGIFYEFIPVDDLNENNPRTYSLSEVSTGINYAVVISTNAGLWRYQLGDTIRFTNTDPYRFIISGRTKHYINTFGEELMIHNTDQALAMACEKTHAQISEYTVAPVFMNESNGAHEWLIEFEKEPNNFDYFVHVLDNSLKQLNSDYEAKRYNDYVLKFPVVKQMPKGTFYNWLKLNNKLGGQFKVPRLSNNRTILESILNSAS; encoded by the coding sequence ATGTCAATACTCAATTCCATAGCATCTTGGCTCATGAAGAAGCGCATGCATCAAATTGAGCTCTTCATTAAATATCCGCATGATGTACAAAACGAGTGGATGCATCAATTGGTGAAGGAAGCACAAGGAACTGAATTTGGAAAACGTTACAATTTTTCAGGCATCAAAAATTACGAGCAATTTAAAAGAGAAATTCCCCTGCAGGATTATGAAAGCCTGAAGCCTTTAATAGAACGAACTCGACGAGGCGAACAAAATCTGTTATGGCCCAGCGAAATTAAATGGTTTGCAAAAAGTAGCGGTACCACCGATAAAAGTAAATTTATACCTGTAAGTGTAGAATCTCTTGATGGCTGTCATTACAATGGAGGCCGCGATATGGTAACCTTGCACTGCATCAACAATTCCGAAACTCAATTATTCACCGGAAAGAATTTAGCGCTTGGCGGCAGTTTTAAAACAGACGATTTTGACGGACACAATTCATTTCATGGTGATGTAAGCGCCATTATTATTCAAAATCTTCCAATGTGGGCCGAATTTTTTAGAGCCCCCGACGTTAATATTGCTTTAATGGATGAGTGGGAAAGTAAGCTTACTAAAATTGCCGAGAGTATGGCGCATGAGAATGTAACAAGCTTGGCCGGTGTACCGAGTTGGATGTTGGTGCTTCTTAAAAAAGTGATGGAACTTAGAAACGCGAGAACCATCAGAGAGGTGTGGCCAAATCTGGAAGTATATTTTCATGGCGGTGTAAGCTTTACGCCTTATAAAGATCAGTTCAAACAATTATTTGATAACGATAAAACAAATTACATTCAGCTTTATTCTGCTTCAGAAGGATTTTTCGGAATTCAGGATCAATTAAAAAGCGATGAAATGCTTTTGATGCTTGATTATGGTATTTTCTATGAATTTATTCCGGTAGATGATTTAAATGAAAACAATCCCCGCACTTACTCCTTATCCGAGGTAAGTACAGGTATTAATTATGCAGTGGTAATTAGCACCAATGCCGGACTGTGGCGATACCAATTAGGTGATACCATCCGCTTTACAAATACTGACCCTTACAGATTTATTATCTCCGGACGTACTAAACATTACATAAATACGTTTGGAGAAGAGTTAATGATACATAATACCGATCAGGCATTAGCGATGGCATGCGAAAAAACACACGCGCAAATTAGTGAATACACTGTGGCGCCTGTATTTATGAATGAAAGCAATGGAGCTCATGAATGGTTAATAGAATTCGAAAAAGAACCTAATAATTTTGATTACTTTGTACATGTGCTTGACAACAGTTTAAAACAACTGAATTCTGATTACGAGGCGAAACGGTATAATGATTACGTTCTTAAATTTCCGGTTGTAAAACAAATGCCAAAGGGAACATTTTACAATTGGTTAAAATTAAATAACAAACTGGGCGGACAGTTTAAAGTTCCGCGATTGAGCAATAACCGAACTATATTAGAAAGTATTTTAAATTCTGCTTCTTGA
- a CDS encoding 2-C-methyl-D-erythritol 4-phosphate cytidylyltransferase, which yields MNTPKHLIIVAGGTGSRIKNELPKQFIEINGTPIIVHTLRKFLQYNASIHIYIAVHKDYEAHLKLVLHKFLPNQKVEITVGGETRFHSVKNALALVPNTGIVAIHDAARPMVSNDTISRCFKAVQAQGNATPCVPVNDSLREVNGKQNKSVLRSDYKIIQTPQCFKVELIKKAFEQNYSESFTDDASVFETAGNTITLTEGNVENIKITYPIDLILAQHLLK from the coding sequence ATGAATACACCAAAACATTTAATAATTGTAGCTGGAGGAACCGGGAGTAGAATTAAAAATGAATTGCCTAAACAGTTTATTGAAATTAACGGCACACCCATTATCGTACATACACTCCGGAAATTCTTACAGTACAACGCATCTATTCATATATATATAGCGGTTCACAAAGATTATGAAGCGCATCTTAAATTAGTTCTACATAAATTTCTTCCAAATCAAAAAGTGGAAATTACAGTTGGTGGTGAAACACGTTTTCATTCAGTAAAAAATGCATTGGCACTTGTACCCAATACCGGCATTGTAGCGATTCATGATGCTGCCAGACCCATGGTAAGTAATGACACCATTTCACGTTGTTTCAAAGCTGTACAAGCGCAAGGTAACGCTACACCCTGCGTTCCGGTTAACGACAGCTTAAGAGAAGTAAACGGTAAACAGAATAAATCAGTATTACGTAGTGATTATAAAATCATACAAACACCTCAATGCTTTAAAGTAGAGCTCATCAAAAAAGCCTTTGAGCAAAACTATAGTGAAAGTTTTACTGATGATGCTTCCGTTTTTGAAACGGCAGGCAATACTATAACTTTAACGGAAGGCAACGTAGAAAATATAAAAATTACTTATCCTATCGATCTCATCCTTGCACAACATCTTTTAAAATGA
- a CDS encoding FAD-binding oxidoreductase, which produces MAGSVLSLQLIEKGFNVIVIDEPNGSSCSRVAAGIWNPVVFKRLTKSWMADEILPVMLEFYQAQEKKFGVQLLHHRNIIKLFSELQEVNLWFKKASADMSNYLDKEISQNGLPKTIKLLDVGYAKVLNAGNLNLPLFLSAVTKHLQSTGMYLPEKFDFSAFSPSTMQYKNIETKHIVFCEGHLISKNPLFKYIPMKPAKGEVLTLQMDDLKLERDILNKNAFIMPLENNLFKVGATYNWNDLSDSPTEEGKQELLSKLNRITELEGVVIRHEAGVRPSVIDRRPVLGSHPAFKSVYVFNGMGTKGVMLAPFFANHLIEHITLNKNLNKEVDIARFNQFFVN; this is translated from the coding sequence TTGGCAGGTTCCGTTCTGTCATTACAACTTATTGAGAAAGGATTTAACGTTATTGTAATTGATGAGCCAAATGGGTCTTCTTGTTCCCGTGTTGCTGCGGGCATATGGAATCCTGTGGTGTTTAAGCGTCTTACAAAAAGCTGGATGGCCGATGAAATTCTTCCTGTCATGCTTGAATTTTACCAAGCCCAGGAGAAAAAATTTGGAGTTCAATTATTACATCACCGAAACATTATCAAATTATTCAGTGAATTGCAAGAAGTCAATCTTTGGTTTAAAAAAGCATCGGCTGATATGTCGAATTATTTAGATAAAGAAATTTCTCAAAATGGATTACCAAAAACTATTAAGTTGCTAGATGTTGGTTATGCAAAGGTGCTAAATGCCGGTAATTTGAATTTACCTTTATTTTTAAGTGCTGTCACAAAGCATTTACAATCGACGGGAATGTATCTTCCGGAGAAATTTGATTTTTCGGCGTTTTCTCCCTCGACCATGCAATACAAAAACATTGAAACAAAACATATCGTTTTTTGTGAGGGACATTTAATCAGTAAGAATCCTTTATTTAAATACATCCCAATGAAACCGGCTAAGGGAGAGGTTTTAACGCTGCAAATGGATGATTTAAAATTAGAGAGGGATATCCTCAATAAGAACGCATTCATCATGCCTTTGGAGAATAATTTATTTAAGGTGGGCGCTACCTACAATTGGAATGATTTATCTGATTCTCCTACTGAAGAGGGAAAACAGGAGTTGTTGAGTAAATTGAACCGAATCACGGAATTAGAAGGTGTTGTAATCCGTCATGAAGCCGGCGTTAGACCTTCCGTTATTGATCGTCGACCGGTTTTGGGCTCTCATCCGGCATTTAAAAGCGTGTATGTTTTTAACGGAATGGGCACGAAAGGCGTTATGCTGGCTCCTTTTTTCGCGAATCATTTGATAGAACACATAACACTGAATAAAAATCTGAATAAAGAGGTGGATATTGCCCGGTTTAATCAATTTTTTGTAAATTAA
- a CDS encoding 2Fe-2S iron-sulfur cluster binding domain-containing protein — translation MAKFNSLKVKDIRRETADAVSVAFDVPPTLQIAYQYKQGQYITLKLKVNGEEIRRSYSICTSPYTEKELRVAIKEVEGGKGSTYINRNLKVGDMIEVMTPMGNFNSILSGNNKKNYVLFAGGSGITPMMSILKSVLHIEKQSQVTLIYANRDENSVIFKNELDKIAAEHSANFKLVNVYDSTSLALPEIQKGLMTPERTKALLENYGGVNADEYFICGPGPLMENIKSALENLKIAKEKIHIEYFSSVIDAVNKAEGGGENVKSKITVIQYGIETEFDLETEGSTILDASIDAGVDAPFSCKGAVCCTCRAKVMEGKVKMDANFALTDAEVAEGFILTCQAHPLTEKVIVDFDAI, via the coding sequence ATGGCTAAGTTCAATTCTCTTAAGGTTAAAGACATCCGCCGCGAAACGGCCGATGCAGTTTCTGTTGCTTTTGACGTACCTCCTACTCTTCAAATTGCTTATCAGTACAAACAAGGACAATACATTACTTTAAAATTAAAAGTGAATGGTGAAGAAATTCGCCGTTCCTATAGTATTTGTACTAGTCCGTATACCGAAAAAGAATTACGTGTAGCCATAAAAGAGGTTGAAGGCGGAAAAGGTTCAACTTATATCAACCGCAATCTAAAAGTGGGTGATATGATTGAAGTGATGACACCAATGGGAAATTTCAATTCTATCTTATCAGGTAACAACAAAAAAAATTACGTGTTATTTGCAGGAGGAAGCGGAATAACTCCGATGATGAGTATTCTAAAAAGCGTACTTCACATTGAGAAACAAAGTCAGGTTACATTAATTTACGCCAACCGTGATGAAAACTCCGTGATATTTAAAAACGAGTTGGATAAAATTGCAGCTGAGCATTCTGCTAATTTTAAATTAGTAAATGTTTACGATAGCACCTCATTAGCTTTACCTGAAATTCAAAAAGGATTAATGACTCCAGAACGTACAAAAGCGTTGTTGGAAAATTATGGAGGTGTAAATGCCGATGAATATTTTATTTGCGGTCCGGGTCCTTTAATGGAAAACATTAAATCTGCTTTAGAGAATTTAAAAATAGCGAAAGAAAAAATTCACATTGAGTATTTCAGCAGTGTGATTGACGCGGTAAATAAAGCCGAAGGTGGCGGAGAAAATGTAAAAAGCAAAATCACAGTTATACAATATGGTATTGAAACCGAATTTGATTTAGAAACTGAAGGCTCTACCATTCTTGATGCTTCTATCGATGCCGGCGTTGATGCGCCATTCAGTTGTAAAGGAGCTGTATGTTGTACCTGTCGCGCAAAGGTGATGGAAGGTAAAGTAAAAATGGACGCTAATTTTGCTTTAACAGATGCCGAAGTGGCTGAAGGATTTATTCTAACTTGTCAGGCACATCCGCTTACTGAAAAAGTAATCGTTGATTTCGACGCGATTTAA
- the xth gene encoding exodeoxyribonuclease III yields MPRIITYNVNGIRAAMGKGLIDWMRAAKPDILCVQEIKANPEQVGVFEFEELGYHHYWYPAQKKGYSGVAIFSKIEPDKVEYGCGIKEYDDEGRFIRADYGDISVVSAYHPSGSSGDERQAFKMKWLADFQDYVNNLQKKRPKLILSGDYNICHKAIDIHNPVSNANTSGFLPEEREWMEQFINSGFIDSFRYFNQSPHQYSWWSYRANARAKNLGWRIDYNMVTKNLEKNLKRSIILPEAMHSDHCPVLLEIDF; encoded by the coding sequence ATGCCAAGAATTATTACTTACAACGTAAACGGAATACGGGCCGCCATGGGAAAAGGCTTGATAGATTGGATGAGAGCAGCCAAACCTGATATTTTATGCGTTCAGGAAATAAAAGCTAATCCCGAACAAGTTGGTGTTTTTGAATTTGAAGAGTTGGGTTATCATCATTATTGGTATCCGGCTCAAAAAAAAGGCTATAGCGGTGTTGCCATATTTTCCAAAATTGAGCCCGATAAAGTGGAGTATGGATGCGGTATTAAAGAATACGATGATGAAGGGCGGTTTATCCGGGCCGATTATGGAGATATTTCGGTTGTAAGTGCTTATCACCCAAGCGGAAGTAGCGGCGATGAGCGCCAAGCATTTAAGATGAAGTGGTTGGCCGATTTTCAGGATTACGTTAACAATCTCCAAAAAAAACGCCCAAAACTCATATTATCAGGCGATTACAATATTTGCCATAAAGCAATTGATATTCATAATCCGGTTTCTAATGCCAATACCTCGGGGTTTTTACCTGAGGAGAGAGAATGGATGGAACAGTTTATTAATTCAGGATTTATTGACAGTTTTAGATACTTCAATCAGTCTCCTCATCAATATAGTTGGTGGAGTTACAGAGCCAATGCAAGAGCTAAGAATTTAGGCTGGCGGATTGATTATAATATGGTTACAAAGAATTTGGAAAAAAATCTAAAACGTTCCATCATTCTTCCCGAAGCAATGCACAGCGACCACTGTCCGGTTTTACTCGAAATCGACTTTTAA
- a CDS encoding ABC transporter substrate-binding protein: protein MNKILGAIIIPALTLGLLSSCGGGDNKGQGTSAEAKGGIFLGGIARLNEVESFKSLYPIAINDQVSYHLAAQVYEGLVKYNQNDMTLLPGIAYKWELSADNLEYTFHLRSGVKFQDDACFAEGKGRDVKASDFKYCFDQLCSADPANSQFDVTFKDKVEGANASFEASKTSKKGNVSGVKVVNDSTLTIKLTHPIPGFLNILAMPGCYLYAQEAHAKYGAEMRTKTVGTGPFAIETIKEGEVIIMKKNPNYWGVDEHGNKLPYLDGIKWTFIREKKSEILEFKRGNLDMVYRIPVEMFHELMGDLASAKERKSDFNILSSPALNTNYLGFNIQSPHFSKKEVRLAFNHAIDRQKIADFTIQGEGNAAEYGIVPYTETFEKEGYDYKTVGGYKYDPELAKEYMKKAGYPDGKGFPKITLEINSGGGDRNILVAEVVQKMLKEHLNVDVEINTVPFAEHLDNIHTAKVDFFRAGWIADYPDPETFLTLFYGGHVPKSMGEKSYINYTRYVNPRFDSLFLAAGKISDNKERFALLAKAEKMMLEDAPFMPIFYDENFRLEQLNVRNLPENIMNYINLETTYLIPPDKMKKK, encoded by the coding sequence ATGAATAAAATTTTAGGTGCGATTATTATTCCTGCTTTAACCCTTGGCTTACTAAGCTCATGTGGTGGCGGTGATAACAAAGGCCAAGGCACATCAGCCGAAGCAAAAGGTGGTATTTTCTTAGGTGGAATTGCCCGATTAAATGAAGTGGAAAGCTTTAAGAGCTTATATCCAATAGCTATTAACGATCAGGTAAGTTATCACTTGGCTGCTCAGGTATATGAGGGTTTGGTTAAATACAACCAAAACGATATGACTTTACTTCCTGGCATCGCTTACAAGTGGGAATTGAGTGCTGATAATTTAGAATACACTTTCCATTTGCGTAGTGGCGTTAAATTTCAAGATGACGCTTGCTTTGCTGAAGGAAAAGGTCGTGATGTAAAAGCATCTGATTTCAAATATTGTTTTGATCAATTGTGTTCTGCTGATCCGGCAAACAGTCAGTTTGACGTTACATTCAAAGATAAAGTAGAGGGCGCTAACGCAAGTTTTGAAGCTTCTAAAACCAGCAAAAAAGGAAATGTAAGCGGTGTGAAAGTAGTGAACGACTCTACATTAACAATTAAGCTTACACATCCAATTCCGGGCTTCTTAAATATTTTAGCAATGCCTGGCTGTTATTTATACGCGCAGGAAGCACATGCAAAATATGGTGCTGAAATGCGTACTAAAACAGTTGGTACCGGACCATTTGCTATTGAAACAATTAAAGAAGGTGAAGTTATTATCATGAAGAAAAACCCTAACTATTGGGGTGTTGATGAGCATGGAAATAAATTACCTTATTTAGATGGTATTAAATGGACTTTCATCCGTGAGAAGAAGTCTGAAATTCTTGAATTCAAACGCGGTAACTTAGACATGGTATATCGTATACCGGTTGAAATGTTCCATGAATTAATGGGTGATTTAGCAAGCGCTAAAGAACGCAAGAGTGATTTCAACATTTTAAGCTCTCCGGCTTTAAACACAAACTATTTAGGATTTAATATACAAAGTCCACATTTCTCTAAAAAAGAAGTGCGTTTAGCATTTAATCACGCTATCGATCGTCAGAAAATTGCAGACTTTACCATTCAAGGTGAAGGTAATGCTGCTGAGTATGGAATCGTTCCTTACACTGAAACTTTTGAAAAAGAAGGTTACGATTATAAAACAGTTGGTGGTTATAAATACGATCCTGAATTAGCAAAAGAATACATGAAGAAAGCCGGATACCCTGATGGTAAAGGCTTCCCGAAAATCACTTTAGAAATTAACAGTGGTGGTGGTGACAGAAATATTTTAGTGGCAGAAGTAGTTCAGAAAATGTTGAAAGAGCATTTAAATGTAGATGTGGAAATCAACACAGTTCCATTCGCTGAACATTTAGATAACATCCATACTGCAAAGGTTGACTTCTTCCGTGCCGGCTGGATTGCTGATTATCCGGATCCTGAAACTTTCTTAACCTTATTCTACGGTGGTCACGTTCCGAAATCAATGGGTGAGAAATCATACATTAACTATACACGTTATGTAAACCCTCGTTTTGATTCATTATTCCTTGCTGCCGGAAAAATTTCTGATAACAAAGAACGTTTTGCTTTATTAGCGAAGGCTGAAAAAATGATGTTAGAAGATGCGCCTTTCATGCCTATTTTCTATGATGAAAACTTCCGCTTAGAGCAATTAAACGTAAGAAACTTACCTGAGAATATTATGAACTACATTAATCTGGAAACAACCTATTTGATTCCTCCGGATAAAATGAAGAAGAAATAA
- a CDS encoding DNA polymerase/3'-5' exonuclease PolX, with protein MNTGDIADILELTAKLMELHETNPFKVKAVSNAAYKLSKTRINLEGKSLEELEQIEGIGKGIAAKIHEILNNGTTQELEELREKTPDGVIEVMGIKGLGPKKVRQLWQELGIESIGELLYACNENRLVDLKGFGAKTQESIKQNIEFTLKNANKFHYAAIESYVEQILELLNKNNNGCRITVSGDYRRKCEVIDKLVFIHTSANLNYQDDATKLSPVPVEFIATSENDYEKTLFETTASKEHLEIISYTNSNLTDEKEIYQSLGLSYLEPELRENLPQIIDAAKKNAIPTLITDKDLKGILHNHSTYSDGMHSLEEMAVYCKELGYEYLGICDHSQSAFYANGLKPDVIEKQHKEIEKLNKALAPFKIFKGIESDILNDGNLDYEKDVLSSFDFIVASVHSNLKMNEEKANQRLIKAIENPFTTILGHPTGRLLLARNGYPIDHKKIIDACAANGVIIELNAHPYRLDIDWRWIPYCLEKGVKISINPDAHQKEGYADMKYGVNVARKGMLTKENCFNALSLQEIEAYFNIRKSKV; from the coding sequence ATGAACACCGGTGATATTGCAGATATTCTAGAACTAACTGCTAAACTAATGGAGTTGCATGAAACAAATCCATTTAAAGTAAAAGCGGTGAGCAATGCTGCCTACAAATTATCTAAGACGAGAATTAATTTAGAGGGCAAGAGCTTAGAAGAACTTGAGCAAATTGAAGGCATTGGAAAAGGTATTGCTGCCAAAATACACGAAATACTTAATAACGGTACCACGCAAGAACTTGAAGAGCTTCGCGAGAAAACTCCGGATGGCGTTATTGAAGTAATGGGAATAAAAGGACTGGGGCCAAAAAAGGTAAGACAACTTTGGCAAGAATTAGGCATTGAAAGTATAGGCGAATTACTTTATGCATGTAATGAAAATCGTTTGGTTGATTTAAAAGGGTTTGGAGCAAAAACGCAGGAGTCGATTAAACAAAACATTGAATTCACTCTTAAGAACGCGAATAAATTTCATTACGCAGCCATAGAGTCATATGTGGAACAAATTTTAGAACTACTGAATAAAAACAATAACGGTTGTCGCATTACTGTTTCGGGTGATTACAGAAGAAAATGCGAGGTAATAGATAAATTAGTTTTTATTCATACCTCTGCTAACTTAAATTATCAGGACGACGCTACGAAGTTAAGTCCTGTACCTGTTGAGTTTATTGCAACAAGTGAAAACGACTATGAGAAAACATTGTTTGAAACAACAGCAAGCAAAGAGCATTTAGAGATTATTTCTTACACCAATTCAAATCTTACAGATGAAAAGGAAATCTATCAATCGCTCGGACTAAGTTATCTCGAACCGGAATTGAGAGAAAATTTACCGCAGATTATTGATGCCGCTAAAAAAAATGCAATTCCTACATTAATAACAGATAAAGATTTAAAAGGCATTTTACATAATCATAGCACTTACAGTGATGGTATGCATTCGCTGGAAGAAATGGCTGTTTACTGCAAAGAGTTAGGCTATGAATATCTCGGCATTTGTGATCACTCGCAATCGGCTTTTTATGCGAACGGATTAAAACCGGATGTTATAGAAAAACAACATAAGGAAATTGAAAAACTAAATAAAGCATTGGCGCCCTTTAAAATTTTCAAAGGTATTGAAAGTGATATTTTAAATGACGGAAATTTAGATTATGAAAAAGATGTCTTATCATCTTTTGATTTTATAGTTGCTTCTGTACACTCTAACTTGAAAATGAATGAAGAGAAAGCTAATCAGCGTTTGATTAAAGCCATTGAAAATCCTTTCACCACCATACTAGGACATCCAACAGGAAGATTATTATTAGCCCGAAATGGTTATCCCATCGATCATAAAAAAATAATTGATGCTTGCGCTGCCAATGGTGTCATCATAGAGCTCAACGCGCATCCTTACCGTTTGGATATTGATTGGCGATGGATACCTTATTGCCTCGAGAAAGGTGTAAAAATTTCCATCAATCCTGATGCGCACCAAAAAGAAGGTTATGCTGACATGAAATATGGTGTAAACGTTGCGAGAAAAGGCATGCTCACCAAAGAAAATTGCTTTAATGCTCTCAGTCTTCAGGAAATAGAAGCTTATTTTAATATCCGAAAAAGCAAGGTGTAA
- a CDS encoding outer membrane beta-barrel protein, with translation MRIVKNILFLFLTGLTLHAFSADPFFPVRRGDLSNKRVRNFRTRITIAPLINFYKINKNHATTPSQKMSGLLSIKEEVRLNQSHNMFLSLGAEYMIHGMNFNSYYFRPDTIRLYDGEMNYAYSLYIHELDFPLQLRISFNRENNAQYSPYMAMAYHLRVLLQGDLKVKQDGNVIEKKPEKITFKNPLLNEKYNPFVSLTLGMQKNNPDKNKMGFFAELSFRYGFSPYLLKDDFTASSLYITGHHLNLGLGIRL, from the coding sequence ATGCGAATAGTAAAAAATATTCTCTTTTTATTTTTAACCGGATTAACGCTTCATGCTTTTTCTGCGGATCCTTTTTTTCCGGTACGACGCGGTGATTTAAGTAACAAGCGTGTGCGTAATTTCAGGACGCGTATTACCATTGCACCACTCATTAATTTTTATAAAATAAATAAAAATCACGCAACAACACCGTCTCAAAAAATGTCGGGACTTCTTTCTATTAAGGAAGAAGTGAGGCTCAATCAATCGCATAATATGTTCTTGTCGTTGGGAGCGGAGTACATGATACACGGCATGAATTTTAATTCCTATTATTTTCGGCCGGATACCATTCGTTTATACGATGGCGAAATGAATTATGCTTACAGCTTGTATATACACGAATTGGATTTTCCTTTACAGTTGAGAATTTCATTCAACCGTGAAAATAATGCCCAATACTCGCCTTATATGGCAATGGCCTATCATTTACGTGTTTTGTTACAGGGAGATTTGAAAGTAAAGCAAGATGGAAATGTGATTGAGAAGAAGCCGGAGAAAATTACTTTTAAAAATCCTTTATTAAATGAAAAGTATAATCCTTTCGTTAGTCTTACACTTGGCATGCAAAAGAATAATCCCGATAAAAATAAAATGGGATTTTTTGCCGAGCTAAGTTTTCGTTATGGATTTTCTCCCTATTTACTAAAAGATGATTTCACAGCCTCGTCACTTTACATAACGGGCCATCATCTCAATTTAGGTTTGGGAATAAGATTGTAA
- a CDS encoding SDR family oxidoreductase has product MIALVTGATSGIGKCTAEEFAKHNYNLIITGRRNDRLQEFKKELEEKYKVKVYTACFDIRKLSEVESAISNLPGEFKAIDVLVNNAGLAAGLAPIQDGNVDHWERMIDTNIKGLLFVTKCVSKLMIERKKGHIINVGSIAGKEAYANGNVYCGTKHAVDALNKGMRIDLLPHNIKVSAVNPGMVETEFSIVRFDGDESRAKKVYEGFEPLRPEDIAETIFWISNRPAHVNINDVIIMPAAQANSTTVKRNA; this is encoded by the coding sequence ATGATTGCACTCGTTACAGGAGCAACTTCCGGCATAGGTAAATGTACTGCAGAGGAATTTGCGAAACACAATTATAATTTAATTATCACCGGTCGTCGTAATGATCGTTTGCAGGAATTTAAAAAAGAGCTGGAGGAAAAGTATAAAGTAAAAGTATATACTGCTTGTTTTGATATTCGTAAATTAAGTGAAGTAGAAAGCGCCATCTCTAATTTACCGGGTGAATTTAAGGCAATTGATGTGCTCGTAAATAATGCAGGATTAGCTGCAGGATTGGCTCCGATTCAGGATGGCAATGTAGATCATTGGGAGAGAATGATTGACACTAATATCAAAGGCTTGCTATTTGTTACAAAATGCGTAAGCAAATTGATGATAGAGCGAAAAAAGGGACATATCATTAATGTTGGCTCCATTGCAGGTAAAGAAGCTTACGCTAACGGTAATGTGTACTGCGGCACTAAACATGCGGTTGATGCATTAAATAAGGGAATGCGTATAGATTTATTGCCACACAATATTAAAGTATCGGCCGTTAATCCCGGCATGGTTGAAACTGAATTCAGCATTGTAAGATTTGATGGTGATGAATCACGTGCAAAGAAAGTATACGAAGGGTTTGAGCCTTTAAGACCTGAGGATATTGCTGAAACTATCTTCTGGATTTCTAATCGTCCGGCACACGTAAATATTAACGATGTGATTATTATGCCGGCCGCACAAGCTAATTCTACGACAGTGAAACGTAACGCTTAA
- a CDS encoding ATP-dependent zinc protease, with protein MALKKNKIRLIGRREFVDFPQLKLFSIEAKIDTGAYTSAIHCKDIQLKTANGKQVLCFKLLDNTHPEYSEQVHEFSEFYRKKIKNSFGEMEERYIIKTRVKIGKKNILTTLSLSDRENMRYPVLIGRRLLKGKFIVDVNKIHINGQRIKKSLNDYI; from the coding sequence ATGGCGCTCAAAAAAAATAAAATTAGGTTGATTGGCCGACGAGAGTTTGTGGATTTTCCTCAACTTAAATTATTTTCAATTGAAGCAAAAATTGATACCGGCGCCTATACTTCAGCTATTCATTGCAAAGACATTCAACTTAAAACAGCGAATGGTAAGCAGGTTTTATGTTTTAAGTTATTAGATAACACACATCCCGAGTATTCGGAGCAAGTACACGAGTTTTCTGAATTTTACAGAAAGAAAATCAAAAACTCTTTCGGTGAAATGGAGGAACGTTACATTATTAAAACACGTGTGAAAATCGGAAAGAAAAATATTTTAACCACACTTTCCTTAAGCGATCGCGAAAACATGCGCTATCCTGTTTTAATAGGACGACGATTACTAAAAGGTAAGTTTATTGTAGATGTCAATAAAATACACATTAATGGACAACGAATTAAAAAATCATTAAACGATTATATTTGA